GGCGTGCTCCCTGCCTCGAGCTGCTCGAAAGAAAAACGTGCGCCCGGGTGTTCAGGCGCGGGGTCTCCAGGGCGGGCCACGAGAGCCACCCCCCACGGTCGGTCCTTGTTCCTGCCTGGATGCAGACTGGGGCCGCCTTTCTGCTCGGCTTCCATCCAGGCTTGAGGCCCACCACCACCATGCCGTCCACCTCCTCCGTACGCCCCAGCGCCTCCCTTGCTCGCTCGACGCTCATCAGCATGGGCGTGCGCATCGCGGTCATCATCGCCCTGGCCACCTTCTTCAGCTACCTCCACATCTTCCACTCCATGCGCGATCAAGCCCTCGCGCAGCTGGAGCGGCATGTGGTGGATCGCAGCCAGAGGGAGCAGGAGATCTTCCTGCTGGCCCAGGACAACCACGTGGCCCTCAAGCAGGCCCTGCGTGAGCGCATCGAGGCCTGGAGCCAGAAGGATCCCCGGCCCCAGTTCGACGCCCTGTTCGCGCGGATGCCGGATGGGACCCTCCGCAATCAGTTCCAGGGCTTCGATGGCACGCGGATGCCGCAGGTCTTCGTTGCCCAGGGCGTGCAGGTGGATGACGACTTCCGCCGCCGGCTCATCGCCGCGTACGAGGTCACCGCTCAGTACGGGCCTCCGTTGCATGCCCGCTTCACGGATACCTACGTCATGCTGCCCGAGGGCGCGCTGGTGATGTACTGGCCGAAGGCACCCACCTGGAGCCTGGACACCGAGGCCACCTACTCGTTCATGACGCTCGACTACTTCACGGACTCCCTCGTCCAGAACAACCCCCAGCGCAAGACGCGCTGGACGGGCATCTACGAGGATGAGCCCAGCAAGGTGTGGCTGTCCTCGTGCACCACGCCGCTGGACCTCGACGGCCGCCATGTCGCCTCCGTGGGCTCCGATGTGCTCCTGGAGGAGCTGATGGATCGGACCATCAACAACCACCTGCCTGGCGCCTACAACCTCCTCTTTCGCGATGATGGCCAGCTCGTCGCCCACCCCTTCCTGGAGAACAAGGGCGGGGAGGCCCTCAACATCCTGAGCCCTCACCCGGGGCAGGGGACCCCCGAGCAGCACACCCGCCTGCGTGACATCTTCGAGCGGGTGCGGGCCCGCGCGCCGGGCCAGAGTGTGTTGGAGCTGCCCCAGCACGGCGAGTACCTCGCCGTGGCGCGGCTGGAGGGCCCCGGCTGGAACCTGGTCACGGTGATGCCCGAGGGGGTGATGTCCTCGGCGGCCCTCGCGGCCTCGCGCTACGTGCTGGTGTTCGGCCTGGCCTCGCTGCTGCTGGAGCTGGCCATCATGTACTGGGTGCTCAAGCAGCAGATAACGCGCCCCCTGGGGGCCTTCACCCAGGCCGCGGGCCAGCTGGCCGCCGGCGACTTCAACGTCACCCTGCCGTCCTCGCGCGATGACGAGCTGGGACGGCTGGGCGCCGCCTTCCAGCACATGGCCCAGAAGCTCCAGCAGCGCGAGGAAGCGTTGCGGCAGGCCAACGAGGGCCTGGAGCAGCGTGTCGAGGAGCGCACCCGCGAGCTGAAGGAGGTGCATCGGCAACTGGTGCAGAGCGCCCGGCAGGCCGGCATGGCGGAGATCGCCACCAACGTGCTGCACAACGTGGGCAACGTGCTCAACAGCGTCCAGACGGCCGCGATGCTGGCCAGGGAGCGGGTGAGCGGGATGAAGCTCGAGCAGGTGGGGCGGGTGGCGAGCCTGCTGGAGCAGCACCGCGACGACCTGGGGCACTTCCTCACCCAGACCGAGCGGGGCCAGAAGGCGATGCCCTTCCTGAACCAGCTGAGCCAGAACCTGGTGGATGAGCGCCAGGAGTTGATGACCTTGCTGGAGGACGTCAACCGCTACACCGAGCACATTGGCAGCGTCGTCAAGCTGCAGCAGAACTATGCCCGTATGCCGCGGCTGCACGAGCCGGTGCTCATGGAGGAGCTGGTGCGGGATGCGCTGCGCATCAACGCCGCGGGGCTGAGCCGCCATCAGGTGCAGGTGGAGCAGCACCTGAACGTGCTGCCCCCGGTGCACACCGACAAGAACAAGGTGTTGATGATCCTGGTCAACCTCATCAGCAACGCCAAGTACGCCCTGGATGCCTTGCCCCAGCAGGAGCGGCGCATCACGGTGCGGCTGGAGCCCCCCGCGGGCGACCAGCTGCGGATAGAAGTGCGCGACACCGGGGTGGGGATCGCACCGGAGATGCTCACCCGCATCTTCCAGTACGGCTTCACCACCCGCCAGGAGGGGCACGGCTTCGGGCTGCACTCCAGCGCCCTGGCGGCGCAGGAGCTGGGCGGCTCGCTCACCGCCCACAGCGAGGGGTTGGGGCAGGGGGCCACGTTCGTGCTGGAACTGCCCTGTCCTGCGCCTCAGGGGACAGCGTGAGACCGTGCGACAATGACAGGGCCGTCTTGGAGGCCACGTGAAGGAGGGTCCCCATGGAACTCGAGCTGCTGCTGGCCCACGCCGATGATCACCGGCCCGTGCTGGAATCCGGCCTGCCCGATGACTCGCTGGGGCAGGCTCAAGCCTCGGCGCAGCGCTCGCAGACGCCCACGCACCTGTCGGACCCGGGGGGAGATCCCAATGACCTGGCCGCCCAGCGCTGGGCCGTGATTGCTCCCGAGGGTCCCGCGGGTGACAGGCTGCTCGCCCTCGTCGCGCCGCTGCGCCAGTGGCGTGAGCAGCAGCAGGGGGCTCCCGCGCGCTGCTTCCGTGTCGCTCCGGGCCTGGGAGGCCCCGAGGCCGTGCGCTGGAAGAACACCGTGCTGCGTGACGAGTCCGTTCCCGAGCGTGAGTGGCCTCGCTACCTGCTCATCCTGGGAGACCTGGGGCAGGTGTCGCTGGAGTTCCAGCAGGGGCTGGGCAGCGATGTCTTCGTGGGTCGGCTCGCCTTCCGTGACGAGCGGGGCCTGGAAGCCTATGTCGACAAGGTGCTGCGCTGGGAGCGCGCGCCGTCCAAGGAGTCCCGGGCGCGCTCGCTCTTCTTCACCGCGCATGACGGCACCGCCGCCACCCGGGTGGGTTATCAGCAGCTCGTCCTCCCGGGCATTCAAGCGTGCCGCGCCCGCCAGCAGCGGGGTGAGCTCAACGCGGACATTCAGGAGGTGGGGAGCACCGAGGACTGGTCCGCCCAGCACCTGCTGGACCAGGTTGCCATGCCTCGTCCGGGCGTCCTGCTGTCGGTGAGCCACGGGCTGGGCGCGCCACGCAAGGGCTGGTCCTCGGTGAGCGAGCAGCAGGCCCTCCAGGGCGCCATGAGCCTGGGGCGCGAGCACCTGCGCGCCGAGGACGTGGCCTCGCGGCCCTTCCTGCCGGGAGGCTTCTGGGTGTACCTGGCCTGCTTCGGCGGCGGCACGCCCCAGTCGAGCCCGTACTTCCACTGGCTGCGACGGCTCCAGGACGCGGGCGCGCGGATGGGCAGTCCCGAGTCCGTGCTCGCTTCCCTGCCCAAGGCCGGAGAGCCTCCGTTCATCGCCGCGCTGCCGCAGGCCGCGCTGGCCAATCCGAATGGGCCGCTGGCCCTCATCGCCCACGTGGACCTGGCGTGGAGCTATGGCTTCTCGGACGTGGACACCCAGACGCGCGGCCGTGCCTCGCGCTTCCTCGGCCTGCTGCGCGAGCTGGTGGAGGGACGCCGCGCTGGTGTGGGCCTGTCCGCGCTGCTGCGCTTCGCCTCCGAGGCCAATCTGGAGCTCACGCTGCTCGAGGACGGGGCGGAGTCGGACCGGGCCGCCGGGCGTGCCACGGAGCAGGACGGTGTGCGGCGCGGTCACCTGTGGATGATGCGCCAGGATGTGTCCGGCTACGTGCTGCTGGGAGATCCGGCCGTGCGTCTGCCATTGGCTCCGGCTGTGTCCCGTGCCGTCTCGCCTTCCATGTCCAATGCCGCGGCCCTGCTGGGCCTGCCCGTGGGGCTTCCCATGGCGGCCTCCGCTGGGCCCGGTGTGCAGGGAATGGAAGAGGCGGTGGTAGCGCTGATGACGGGAGCGGAGTCACCCAAGGCCATCGCCGCCCGCGTGGGTGTATCGCTTGCCGAGCTGCGCCACTGGGAGCGCACCTTCCGCGAGGCGGGCCGCGCCGCGCTGGCCTCGCTCTCTGGTTCCAAGGGCCAGGGCTAGTGTTGCGCATGCACCCTCTCCCTCTGGGAGAGGGCGGGGGGCGGGTCGTCGGAAGCTCGGGGGAATGCAGCGCGATACTCCCCCCAAGCTTCCGTCATGGCTCCGCTGCGTTACCGTGGGAGCGGCGAGGCCAGGTGGCTGGTGAGCGAAGGGCTGAGGGTCGTCCAGGTGTCGGTGACCGGGTCGTACACCTCGGCGGTCTCGAGGGGATTACCGCTGGCATCTTTTCCTCCCGAGACGAGCACCGCGCCGTTGCTCAGCAGCGTCGCCGTGTGTCCGCAGCGAGGCGAGCGCATGTCGCTGACCGCTGACCAGGTGCCCGTGCCC
The sequence above is drawn from the Archangium gephyra genome and encodes:
- a CDS encoding ATP-binding protein, whose translation is MPSTSSVRPSASLARSTLISMGVRIAVIIALATFFSYLHIFHSMRDQALAQLERHVVDRSQREQEIFLLAQDNHVALKQALRERIEAWSQKDPRPQFDALFARMPDGTLRNQFQGFDGTRMPQVFVAQGVQVDDDFRRRLIAAYEVTAQYGPPLHARFTDTYVMLPEGALVMYWPKAPTWSLDTEATYSFMTLDYFTDSLVQNNPQRKTRWTGIYEDEPSKVWLSSCTTPLDLDGRHVASVGSDVLLEELMDRTINNHLPGAYNLLFRDDGQLVAHPFLENKGGEALNILSPHPGQGTPEQHTRLRDIFERVRARAPGQSVLELPQHGEYLAVARLEGPGWNLVTVMPEGVMSSAALAASRYVLVFGLASLLLELAIMYWVLKQQITRPLGAFTQAAGQLAAGDFNVTLPSSRDDELGRLGAAFQHMAQKLQQREEALRQANEGLEQRVEERTRELKEVHRQLVQSARQAGMAEIATNVLHNVGNVLNSVQTAAMLARERVSGMKLEQVGRVASLLEQHRDDLGHFLTQTERGQKAMPFLNQLSQNLVDERQELMTLLEDVNRYTEHIGSVVKLQQNYARMPRLHEPVLMEELVRDALRINAAGLSRHQVQVEQHLNVLPPVHTDKNKVLMILVNLISNAKYALDALPQQERRITVRLEPPAGDQLRIEVRDTGVGIAPEMLTRIFQYGFTTRQEGHGFGLHSSALAAQELGGSLTAHSEGLGQGATFVLELPCPAPQGTA
- a CDS encoding C25 family cysteine peptidase, translated to MELELLLAHADDHRPVLESGLPDDSLGQAQASAQRSQTPTHLSDPGGDPNDLAAQRWAVIAPEGPAGDRLLALVAPLRQWREQQQGAPARCFRVAPGLGGPEAVRWKNTVLRDESVPEREWPRYLLILGDLGQVSLEFQQGLGSDVFVGRLAFRDERGLEAYVDKVLRWERAPSKESRARSLFFTAHDGTAATRVGYQQLVLPGIQACRARQQRGELNADIQEVGSTEDWSAQHLLDQVAMPRPGVLLSVSHGLGAPRKGWSSVSEQQALQGAMSLGREHLRAEDVASRPFLPGGFWVYLACFGGGTPQSSPYFHWLRRLQDAGARMGSPESVLASLPKAGEPPFIAALPQAALANPNGPLALIAHVDLAWSYGFSDVDTQTRGRASRFLGLLRELVEGRRAGVGLSALLRFASEANLELTLLEDGAESDRAAGRATEQDGVRRGHLWMMRQDVSGYVLLGDPAVRLPLAPAVSRAVSPSMSNAAALLGLPVGLPMAASAGPGVQGMEEAVVALMTGAESPKAIAARVGVSLAELRHWERTFREAGRAALASLSGSKGQG